AGCCAGATTTTATTGAAAAGCAAACAAGGgactttatttcttcttcgaCACACCAACAGTGCGACCCCTTCTTCCGGTGGTCTTTGTATGCTGGCCTCGCACACGCAGGCCCCAGAAGTGGCGAAGCCCCCGGTGAGCACGAATCTTCTTCAGGCGCTCCAAATCCTCACGGAGCTTGTTATCAAGCCCGTTAGCCAGGACCTGGCTGTATTTGCCATCCTTGATGTCCTTCTGCCTGTTGAGGAACCAGTCGGGGATCTTGTACTGACGAGGATTCTGCATGATAGTAATTACACGCTCCACCTCATCCTCCGTCAGCTCTCCAGCCCTCTTGCTCAAGTCGATGTCAGCCTTCCTCAGCACGACATGTGCGTAACGTCG
This genomic stretch from Ailuropoda melanoleuca isolate Jingjing unplaced genomic scaffold, ASM200744v2 unplaced-scaffold34947, whole genome shotgun sequence harbors:
- the LOC117798800 gene encoding 40S ribosomal protein S18, whose product is MSLVIPEKFQHILRVLNTNIDGRRKIAFAITAIKGVGRRYAHVVLRKADIDLSKRAGELTEDEVERVITIMQNPRQYKIPDWFLNRQKDIKDGKYSQVLANGLDNKLREDLERLKKIRAHRGLRHFWGLRVRGQHTKTTGRRGRTVGVSKKK